The following DNA comes from Mycobacterium sp. MS1601.
GAATCTCGCCGTGCACACCCGGAGCGGCGGCCAGAGCCGAGCTGGCCGCGGGCGTCCACGGCGCGCCCGTCAGGTCGGTGACGATGCCGCCCGCCGCCCGCACCAGGGCCACACCGGCCGCGTAATCCCACACATGATCACCGAACGTCACCGCGCCGGCGAGAATTCCGTCCGCGACAAACGCCAGGTCCACCCCCGTGGCACCGTGCATACGCAGGCGCGAGCACTCCCGGCTCAAGTTCTCCAGCACCGCGAGGCGGTAGCGCCCCGGATACCGCCCTCGCCAGTCGACATTGAACGTGCCGAAGCCGACTATCGAGTCCGTGAGCGCCGGGGACTCCAGCGGCGGCTGGGCAACTCCGTTGGTCAGCAGAGGCCGGCCCACCACCGCGGTGTAGCGCTGATCGGTGAACGGCAGCCAGGTCAACCCGGCTACGGGCTCACCGTGGTTCATCAGCCCCAGCAAGATCGCGGCCATGGGTGACCCCGCAGCGTAGTTGAACGTCCCGTCGATGGGATCGAGCACCCACACCAGTTCCGAATCGACCGGGGCGCCCCCGAATTCCTCGCCGTGCACACCGATGCCGGTGCGCTCTGTCAGCGCCGAGACCACCTCACGCTCGATGGCCAGATCGATCTCGGTGGCGAAGTCGTTGCCCTTCTTCCGGACCGCCGAGTCGGCGCGGTGACCCGCCAGGAAACGCTCCACCACACTGTCCAGAATGGTCGCCGCAGTCGCCACCAGGTCGTCGAGATCACCCGGGTAATCGGTCATCGGCTGACCGCGGACAGAGCCTCCGGCAAGGTGAAACGACCGGCGTAGAGCGCCTTCCCGACGATGGCTCCTTCAACACCTTCACCGGTGAGGGTGGCGATGGCCACCAGGTCCTCGATGCTGGACACGCCGCCTGAGGCGATCACCGGCGCGTCGGTCTTGGCGGCCACCGCGGAAAGCAGTTCCAGGTTGGGGCCCTTGAGGGTGCCGTCCTTGCTGACGTCGGTCACCACGAAGCGCGAACATCCTTCGGAAACCAGACGTTCCAACACCGGCCACAGGTCGCCGCCGTCGGTTTCCCAGCCGCGGCCCCGCAGCCGGTACTGGCCGTTCTCGAGTCTGACGTCCAGGCCGATCGCCACCTTGTCGCCGTGCTCGGCGATCACCGAGGCACACCAGGTCGGATTCTCCAGCGCCGCGGTGCCCAGGTTGACCCGCCGGCATCCGGTGGCCAGGGCAGCCTTCAGCGACTCGTCGTCGCGGATACCGCCCGACAGTTCGACATCCACGTCCAGCTTGCCGACCAC
Coding sequences within:
- a CDS encoding inositol monophosphatase family protein; translation: MTDYPGDLDDLVATAATILDSVVERFLAGHRADSAVRKKGNDFATEIDLAIEREVVSALTERTGIGVHGEEFGGAPVDSELVWVLDPIDGTFNYAAGSPMAAILLGLMNHGEPVAGLTWLPFTDQRYTAVVGRPLLTNGVAQPPLESPALTDSIVGFGTFNVDWRGRYPGRYRLAVLENLSRECSRLRMHGATGVDLAFVADGILAGAVTFGDHVWDYAAGVALVRAAGGIVTDLTGAPWTPAASSALAAAPGVHGEILDIVKSAGNPEDYR
- the priA gene encoding bifunctional 1-(5-phosphoribosyl)-5-((5-phosphoribosylamino)methylideneamino)imidazole-4-carboxamide isomerase/phosphoribosylanthranilate isomerase PriA translates to MTSLILLPAVDVVDGKAVRLVQGQAGSETDYGSALDAALQWQSDGAEWIHLVDLDAAFGRGSNRELLAEVVGKLDVDVELSGGIRDDESLKAALATGCRRVNLGTAALENPTWCASVIAEHGDKVAIGLDVRLENGQYRLRGRGWETDGGDLWPVLERLVSEGCSRFVVTDVSKDGTLKGPNLELLSAVAAKTDAPVIASGGVSSIEDLVAIATLTGEGVEGAIVGKALYAGRFTLPEALSAVSR